TGTTAGGTCACACTTAGAGCCAGTGCTCACAGAAACCCTTCAGACTTGTTTTAGAGCTGGGCTTAGACTTTGCACATGATATCATTTTTCTTACCCTCTTATCATCATTTCTGGCTGTTCTGACCTTTTCCAGCACTTCCATGGAGCAGTGGGATGataacaaatacagaaaacactCCCATGCTTGATCCTGGGGttataataattttttgagggtttttaaagctaaatttcttaaaacaaacaaacaaacaaaaaaacccaccacaaataTTTGTGCTCTTGGTACTGTCCTTCAAATAGCACTTGGACCTATAGCCAATTCTGACTACATGTGGTAGAAACTGTTTTCTGGCATGTCAATAGGCAGCTGcacagagaggagagattttTGGATGTGAATGTAAGCCTCACGTagggtctttttttctttttttcctgaagataaCTTGCTAGAACTAGTGTTCTCAAGGCAGTCGTGATGACAGCGTAAGAAATGATTGCCAAAGACAGGGTGACATCATTTCACCTAATGGCCTTAGATAAGTTATCAAGTACTATTACTTAATCATGCTCTGATAAAAGCAAGCAGCTTCTAAACATGTACTAAACGCAATactcctgccttcccagcacAAACTACTTTTGCAGGGCAAgtagattttaaatttttaatcaaaaagaAAGTCTCTCCCTAGTGCAGGGTGagtaggttttattttattttttcccttctctctggaCTTCCATCCCAGAGGTTACGGGGTGTCTGAGGGCTGTGCCCTGGTCAgagccctgcaggagctgctggccctgTGCCCCCATGCAGGGCCGGGATTGCTGCATCTCTGCTTCCACCTTCTGGAGGAGACAGTGAGCCAGGGATCCCGGGTTTTACAGATTTTTCCTGAGATTCTtttgcttgatttcttttttatttttcttttaatgtctcCTGCTCTGGGTGTATCAAATGGACTATGGACTACTGTGAAGGCTTTTTGTCCCTTTTCTCTCACTCCCTTAATTTCTTGTTagtctgagggtttttttttcctttatgttcctttaaaaaaatacgtATAATCACAGTCATGGACAACAGCTGAAAAAGCTGCTCAGCCAGCCTTTTCAGCAAAGGATCTAGCAAAAATGAGGATGTACGCCATGGCTGTATGTCAGGAAATGTACAGCATTCCCTACAAGTATTATCTTCTTACATGTACTAGTAGGTAAAGTCATCCAGTGCTGAAGCATGAGGATTAGGCAGCAGCACAAAATACAATGCTGCACTGTGgtttggaagaggagaaaaataccCTAATTATTAGGATTTTATTCTGCTGAGACATGAGGGTAAACATTGCTAATCCTGTGAACACTTTGCTATAAGGGATTCCTATGGATTCAGACCTTTTGTTTTTTGGAGGACTGTACTTTAAAGGTAGCTACATTGTCCGGgtattcttaaaaatacattgtggCATGAGAAATGTCAGCTTGGAGGTATGGGCTGGTCAACTCTAGCAGTGAAAATGGAGATAATTTATTTCACGCTTTCTTGGCAGCCTGAGCCTTCAGAGCTGCAATAGGTGGGGCATGCAAATACCCACATCTTCCATATGGACAGAataaattatacatatatacttATATAGTGGGCTATATGAtttgctgctgtgccctggaTCTACAAAATCATGAGCATGAGTTGCATCACCAGTAGTTTTTGAACCAGATAAGAGTTGTTTTGAGGGTCCCCATCCACTTGTGTTAACATTCCATGGTAATATTATatgcaaaattaaattcaagGTATCAGGTAACAGAAACACACTTAACCATtaatcttgcctttttttcctgcaagtgCAATAAATGTGATCTGatctctgttttcaaaattacaatatcttaaaaaaatcttactgcaCTTGTAGACTGATTGCCAGTTTTGGTTTTCCCAGAGAGTAACCCCCTCCTTGTTCTtaagacatttaatttttaccttttttttaaattttttttttttttttacatttttcctcatCAGTGTCAAGTTGGCAGAGAAATCCTTGATTACAAGGCTGCAAAAAGAATTAGACAGGGACAGAGAAACTGCTGAATGACAGTCTATGGGACTCAGCCTGTatatactgtttatttttagcacttctgctttcttttccatcagCTGTTAATACGTGAGGGTACAGAGATGCTCACAGGCAGGCACAGGGGTAGTGTAAGTTAGTGAGCTTGGTCTGTGAGGTGCAGCTGAAGTTCTTTGGTGAAAAAATTTGTTTGTACCTGGGGAAGTGATTCCACCCTCTCCCTCTAGATGACAGCAGAACACCGGCCTTGCTGCAAGGGATTGTTTCCTGAACGTATTTCAAAACAATACTGTTGTTTGCTGTCCTGCTTGactacttttttaaaagatgttggAATTACTGTTGTAATACATTGCCCTGCTTTAGAACAAACTCTGCATACTTTGGACAGCTGATAAAAAGAAGAAGCACCAGGAGTTTAAACATGTTCTTTGATGAGTGTCTGTTTCTGCAAACATCAAGCATGTTCTCACCTGTGATAAATATCTCTGTATTTCACAGGGGAAGTGGGAATCAGATGCTTCTTGGCAAGCAAGATCCTGAACCCTTGGAGGCATCCTTGTTTCTACCAGGACATGAATGCGTTTCTCTGGAGCTCgctgtggagcagcaggtcTGTGCCGGGGCAGTGCTTGCTGAGCGTGGTGCTGCAAGTTCTGCTTCCTTCCGCCAAGAGGCTGATGAGGCCAGTGGTAAGATgtgagctgcctgcctgctgcatcGCCTCCCAGCTGGCCACATCAATCCCCCTCAAGTCTGTGGCCAGGGACAGCTCCCAAAAGCAGGCTCCCTGCTCAGGGCTTTCCCACCCACCTGCTCCTGTTGCCCAGGTGACTGCTTCTCTACACGGCATTTATTGAACCAAAGACAAGACAATCCCTCTGTTTCCTTGCAGCCAGCCAGGCTTTGCCTGCATGGGTTCTGGCCTCTGGAGAGCTTCATGTTTTTCTGTATGGAGTCCTTTCCATGGATCATCTCCTTTTCCCAGAGTGTTTCTGGAGGATTCTGTGAGAGACTTAGTGACTCATCTTCAAACGCTGAGTTAGAGATGGAGCAGCACACACTTAGGCCATGACACCCAGGGGATGCACCCACATGCACCATTGGCTATTTTGGACTTCCTTTTCTTGAACTTGGTCCtgtagaaagaagaaaaacaatcacaagTGAATGGAGAAGGTTCTTTGGAATGCAGATATCAATTTCTTCTtaagaaaagccagaaaaaaacaaaacataagcTCTTCAAAAAGCATGTTTAAATGCTGTAGTCACTCTCCCACGTCATCTTCCTCTCACAGAGAAACTGGAGAAGATTTTGAGCTATTGAACAGTAAGTGGATTGCTAGttatgggctttttttttttgtaatgggttggctttttttttaggttttaaaattgttttggaGATGTGTGGGCATCCCAGTCACACTGCCAAAGGAGGGTGGAGGTCCAAACAGAATTTGCTGTTGGGAGGAACTAGGGGAAGATGGCTTCTTGTGTGGGTGGGAAGGTTTCTGCTTAGCTCCCTGGTTGTTCTCCTCATGGCCCCAGGCCCAAGCAGTGCTGCAAGAGCGGGCTCTGCTCCTTGTCAGTCCACAGTAAGGAAAACCCAGGAAACCCCCAAACTGGTTATTAGTTGTGTTTACAAGAGTGACAGCTCTGGGCTTTGAGGTTGGGGAATGGGGATGGTATTAATTTTTTGTCCGCAGTCATACTGGGATTATATGGAAGCCAGAAAATAGGCTTTCAAGATAACTTTACCCTGGAGTTTAAAATACTGATTGCTTTTTTAGGGTTTACTTTCAAAATTGGGATGTGCAGCCACAGTAAAAAATCTGGAATGGATAATGTGATTCTAGAAGTATACATTGCTTTTAAGAACTAACATAGACAGTGCtttcaaagaaaagctttaTACTTGAATACTTTGAAAATATTGTGACTTTACTCAAATGAAAGTTGCACTTCTGAATAATGGTCATCTTACCTGTTCTTGGGCTACAGCAGCTGTTTAAAAGATGAGTTCTGGGTGGGAATACAGAAGGGGACTTTTTCATCCAAGCTGGAATTTTTTAAGTATGGCAGAATAAAGCCAGTAGCTTTCTtaacttgaaaattatttcaagagtgtatatatataatatatccAAGGAAGGGTGGTTGTGGCTTAGCACCAGTAACAGGAAAAAGTGAAGTAAGAGAAGCACCGATTCAAACAGAAACTGGGCTGTTGAGGGTTGCTGTAGGTTGGAGCAAGTGGAGTATATGGGAGTGGGACTTACATATTTGTTTGTCTCCAAGGAAGGGCACTTTGAAAGGGGAGGCTCTGATATGTTGCCTTGGCTTAAAGGGAGTGAAGGCCTGTGAAAAGtcaggagaggctggagaactGGTTGGAGAAACCAGTTGTGATAAACCTACATCTCACAGAGGAAAGGTTCAAGAAACTGAGGCTGATAGGAGGTTGTGCTTCTGGGTAGTGTCAGGTTGGAACGTCCCCTCGTTACTGACCCTCAGGGAAGTCAGACCCTGTTGCTGGTAGGTCTTCTGCTTAGCTTCATGGCTTTCTAGTTAGGTGTTGCAGTGATGGCGAGTTGCAATGTTGTGAAGGGTAGGTTGAGGTATCCTatcaaaatctcattttaagTGATGTCCTGTTGCTTTAGATTTCCTCGTAGTTTAGCTGGAACAAACTTTATTGTTAGTTGCAGTATCTTTTTTGTTCTCCTCCTCTAGACCTTATCTTCAAGATTATATAAGTTCCTATTCACATATCTCTTATTTTGCTCcactttatttctgcttctgggaGTACTGAAGACTGCAGTTAAGGTCTCTTAGAGATATGTAGCACAAACACAAGGGGAAAATATATGATCCCTGCCCCAGTTTGGAATAATGTGAGGCAAAGACTGAAGGTTCCTGGTCACTTCAAATGAAGTATCTGCCCCTGTTCCCTAGATCGTCcagaaaatgcaggaaaaaatagGCTGTAAATAAGTATGGAAAACTAGGAAAGGTCTGAACTACCAGGATGtgaaaataaagagattttCAAAGTGATAGGTGATGCCATCCcagttttttatttgcagttctCCTCTATTGGGAGTTTTTAGTTATGGGGCTCAGACAAGCTCCAGATGGGAACGGCGGGAACTGGAAATGAGCACCTGTCCAATGATGGTGTCATTCCCAGCATTGGTGTAGGGGGAAGGGACAAACTTGAAAGAAAGGGCTGCAAGTTGATAGTGGTGAGGATGACACAGCCCACCTTGTGCACATACAAAATGAAAGCTCTTATGATATTAGATAACACAAATTTACCATTAATTACTTTACTATATGCTGAAAGGTTGTTCCAAAACAACAACATGTTTGAGTTAATTTCTCAAGATTAAATGTTGTAGATGGTAAAGGCAATAAAGACTACATGAAGATCTAGGTCTTAAACAAAGAATTCAACCctgtagcttttattttcattaataccagaagcattaaaaaaaattggacAGAACAGAAACTATTTTACACTGTATAGCACATTCACTCTCTGAGATCTTACATCTTGTATCTGTACAGCAGTATACAGCAACAGAAACATGCAGCTACTGGAACATAAACCTGTGGGTCTCCAAATAGAAAGTATTTTGGACAAACACCTCCCTTTCCACAAGCATCTCTGAATTTTAATGACAAGCTCAAAGCTGATGAAGAACTGGAATTCCCAGCATCTGTTATTATTTAGCAGAAATTAGCACCCCAAagtacatttgaaaaatgtctGCTGCTAGTGGACAGGATTTCAGGTTTTCAACTCTCAGCAACATTCGCATTACATTGTTTAATTACTTGGCTCTTTACCTCAGTATGAGGTAAATGAGCAGCCTGCTAAATCTGTCGATGGAACTGAGCAACCATCTCAGCTTAAAATCAATTGTGAAGCAAATGATAATGTGCTCCCCCCTCTGTGGGTTACTGCTGTACTACAAACTCCTCACTGCCTGTAAATTGGTATTGGTGTAGCACTCAGTAGCCTCAGTtgtgaaaaaaatcatacaaaGTCAGAACCAAACAATTATCTCTGCCCTAAGGATCCTGCAGTGTCTTGCTGTCCTTTTAAAACTTGATCCCCATGTTACTTTTTCCTGCTCCTGAAGTTTCAGGAaaactgctgagcagctgcagtcacCAGTTATTTACTGGAGTTAGATCTGCACAGCACCTTGCCAATGAGCCCAAGGAGACCTTTCACTCCTTCCAGTGATAGTCTTTCTTGGATATCTGCCTTTATATAGACATTTGGAGAAACTGAAACCCCAGCTTCACTAATGTGAATAAAAGTGGTGTCTGTGTTGCTTAGCTAGATGTGTCTTGGATCATGGCTTTTGGCAGACCATATCCAtgaggtgctggaggcagaCAGCTGGCTAGGCAGCCTCTTGCTGTGTGAAATGTACACTAGTGTATTTGTAAGTGGTTataaaaacaacttttcaaGGTTAGTGTCCAGGTTTATTGGTTAGCACATGAATGAGAGTCCAAaggcttttttcagtttggctaccttcattattattttttaagttttttgtgtgtgtgtttttctcttccttagAAACATGCAGGCCATGAAGTCTAATGTTTCATAAATTTGCTGAAGGACTTTAAGAATCTCAGAAAAATACACCAAGGTGATAGAGGCAGTGAGCTTTGAATGTGCAAAACAATCACCTAAAGCTAATTAGTAGTCTGTAGTTTTAATGGATAATCAAATGCTGGATTCTTATAAGAGACCAAGTGTGTACCATACTGCTCACTCTGAGGCTTTTTGCATGCCTTACGcagaaacagagacaaaatgATAGTGGAAATAAGAAAGAGTCCACTTGCTGCAGACAGAGCAGCAAAGACAGACTTGtagctgggttttgttttaaatttggtGCATGAATTACCTGCAATTCCCTGGCTTACTGCCTGGCTGGACCCTGCTTTGTTAGAAGCAGTCACACAGATGTGGTACGTGGTGTATGGTGATAGATTATACAGCGTGTGCTGCCTTGCTGTGGAATAAATATTGTCCAGGACAAGCTTTCTGTCCTCCTTGCCCTGGGCATGAAACATCAGCTCATAGGTTTGAACAACTGAATTTGGGGCACACCAGCGGATCTGTGCAGAGCTGTCTGTAACTTCAGACACCTCTCTGAGCGTTGGTGGATCTGGAACCTCATCTTCCCTCGACATGCCAGGACACAGACACTGGGATACACTCTGAAGTTCGCTGCATGGCCTCTGAAGGTGTCTGCAAGGGTTGTAGTCACAGGCAACATATGCAACTTGCACTGGGGTTTCTGTCGGCTGCTCATTGTAATCATAGTCATCTACATAGTGTATCAGTGACCTGGTGGACCCTAGCTCTGGCCGAGCACTGGTCCTTGTGGAGTTCACCTGTGGTAGGCTTGTAGGTCCCCCAGTGTGAACAGCAAAGGGGTAGATATAATGGTCAGTGGCATTaggttttgctgttgctttagTAGAATAATCTGTAGTGGGCTGGTTGAATGGACCTTCCCGGGGAGACGTCACATCAGTTGTTCTGAGCTCTCTCTTTAGCTGATATGTTTCAGTTTGACTTGTGGAGCCATAATCTGAGGATTGACTATGGAACTCTTTGAGAAAACTCTGTGGGGTGGTTATGGATGCAAGAGAAGGGGGGTGGCTTGTGGATTTGGaagctgcctcctcttcctgGGAGGAAATGTTGGCCTTTGTGAGCATGACCTCAGTTGGTTTGGCTGCCGTTGTGCTCATTACATTCCTCTGAGTTGGGGAGCTGGTGTAAGTGTCTTTGGTTAGCAGAGCAGAGTCTGTTGTTACTGCAGTAGTGGCATTATAACTGGTGAGGCTGACAGCCTCATGTTCAGGAAGGGAGGTGTTTGAATTTGGGTGTGTAACATTTCCCACAGACTGGCATTTATCATGGAGCTCAAGCAGTGAAACAGATGTTGAAGGTCCATCTTCCTGGGGTGTGTTGCAAAAAGTCTCTGAAGCCCTGCAGAGGGGACAAGTTAGAATATACAAGATCCACATGAACATTACAGGCTTCTCTAAGGCTGCATGCATTGGAGCTGGCAACCTGTTGTCCCAAAACAGTCTTTATGTTAAAGATATGAAACCAAAGCTAGGTGGTCTTAATGATAGCCCTTTGCTTGGCAAAAGGCTTTATACAGCACCAGGAACTCAGCTGACTGACTTTATGGTATTTTAAGGTGCAGGGATATCTTTTGCCTGAGAAGCAGCATCCTTTGCTAGAAGAACTGTGGACTTCAGCAAGAGTGGTGGGGTTCAAGGCAATTTGTCATAAAGGGCCAGGCTTTAATGCCACACTAGGTGGAGAACGCCTGCACAGATACAACAGGGTTCCCAAGATCCTGAAGCCAGCTGGTTTaggcagctggagctgtgcagacGTGGGATGTGCTTTTAAAAGACTATGCTGGAGTTCTTTCTTTACTCAGATATTGCATGTTTTGTTAAGAATGCAACTGCTAAACTCTTAGTGAGGAGAAACAATCTAATGTTAACAGtctgcttccctgctctctcCACTACAGATGACAAATCTTGGTGGCCTTTCAAAAGGAAGAGATCATATACAGCAAAACAGTTCCTTTTAACTACAGCTTACTGTAATTAGCCTGTCAAACTGTAGGAGAGCATGGAAACAATAGGTGACAAACGGTGCTATTTACAAGGGGTTTGTTGTCTGCCAGCGCTGATCTAGGCTTTGGAAATGCAAgggcacagaggaaaaaatgtgcTAAGTATTTTGCAAAGTCTTCCAGTTCCTGCTCCCAGTGGTGGCCCATCAAGGCCACTAAGTCAGCTCGTTTTTTTTATCTCCAGCTAACAGAGAAATCTGAATAGAGAAAATAAGCCCTTCTCACCAATCTACAGCTAATATAGTTTTCTACTGTTCTGCATATGCCCAACCGCATTTGACCACATTCAAGTATTATTCAGCCATGCTTTGTCCCTAAAAGGGGcttcattttacatttctaCTTCTTGTGGAAGGAAAGAGCACACAAGGAATTAGAATAACTTGGATGAAAGTCAACGTTTGGTCGCTAGATTTCGTACACATTAACGTTGTGTACGAGCATTACTTTATCTCCATGAACTCACTTTTGCAGCACAACTTTTTTGGTCTtggagagcagccaggagagTTGGCAGTCGCATAGCAGAGGATTTCCGTACAAGTTGATGGTGATACTTGCCGATGAATTGATATTCCAAGGATTAAAGGAACTCAGGTTACAGCTACAAGATGACAAATTCAGGAATTAGCAAGCGCTGAGGTACCTTCCAAGGGCTGCAGTGTGCTTAAGTGTGATCCACCACGtgcaaaacacaaagcaatatTCCCAGTTCCCTTGGAAGGAGCCAGTTACCAACACCATTGTTCTGCACACTTCAAGGTCCAGCCCAATACTTGCCCATCTCTGCAATTTGCAGAGTAGCTGCTGTGAGTTAAAGCCTATCGAAAGTCTCCCAAGGGGAGATGGCAGCTGGAGGGGAAAGGACCTGGCAGGTATCCTCTGTGAAACATTATCTCCTCCCTGCCATCACGCAttcagctgctctttgcttttttacTACACCATTGCTCTAGCTACTCTCTCAGTTTGCTGGTAATGGCTTCACTGTATGCCAATCACCCTCCTTATGTTAATTACCCCTCTCTTAACATACGTTCTCTTATCTGTTAAAGTCAAATGACTAATACAGGAAGACCTTGTTTGCCGGTATTGTATAGCTGTCCTCCCTGCAGAAAAGAGTGATAACGTGACCTCCCTGCAGCCCGAGTACTTAGAAGTTGCTCTCTTTTGTCAATAACTTTAACTGCTACtcctttgtttttcaagtttAGGTAATGATTTTTAGCACTTTAAGCTGGCATTCCTGCAGACATTGTAAGTGGAGATGgactcctgattttttttttgcttaaattggtttgttttcctgaaacGGTTTCCTACAGCACagtcttttctggtttttgtatttgttctagtatttgttttctgatgtgCTTGTAATCTGGGCCTAtattatagaaatattttaaggtgTTCTCCAAATATTATTCTTTATACCAATTGTTCTGTGTGCAATTTGTCTACCCTTTTTTTGATAAATCACCTTCAACTTCTGT
The Apus apus isolate bApuApu2 chromosome 3, bApuApu2.pri.cur, whole genome shotgun sequence genome window above contains:
- the LRRN4 gene encoding leucine-rich repeat neuronal protein 4, yielding MFSPLLILSLLVGNTASSGPVSRAEPVASRDVTTFFQLAQENSWENVNLTSMSCEDRKNRTWITLQLTNSSLTAFPVCLPEALVTLDLSNNLLEEVNGTEIANLKRLRILSMRHNHLQAVRWGSEALSSLHSLDLSFNKLSFVPSCHSAALPNLRWLSLAGNPLIEIQPLAFSCYPHLQFLNLSATLLGKDDSRGIRESAFAISTSPTEAINKLGNTINMLDLSETFLEKIQPEWTRDLSNLRSLHLTKMSRLRSLDTDFLSSMPDLQELNCQDSHSLGFIRTEMFDSAPHLSHLSFENCNLSSFNPWNINSSASITINLYGNPLLCDCQLSWLLSKTKKVVLQKASETFCNTPQEDGPSTSVSLLELHDKCQSVGNVTHPNSNTSLPEHEAVSLTSYNATTAVTTDSALLTKDTYTSSPTQRNVMSTTAAKPTEVMLTKANISSQEEEAASKSTSHPPSLASITTPQSFLKEFHSQSSDYGSTSQTETYQLKRELRTTDVTSPREGPFNQPTTDYSTKATAKPNATDHYIYPFAVHTGGPTSLPQVNSTRTSARPELGSTRSLIHYVDDYDYNEQPTETPVQVAYVACDYNPCRHLQRPCSELQSVSQCLCPGMSREDEVPDPPTLREVSEVTDSSAQIRWCAPNSVVQTYELMFHAQGKEDRKLVLDNIYSTARQHTLYNLSPYTTYHICVTASNKAGSSQAVSQGIAGNSCTKFKTKPSYKSVFAALSAASGLFLISTIILSLFLRKACKKPQSEQYGTHLVSYKNPAFDYPLKLQTTN